Below is a window of Amphiprion ocellaris isolate individual 3 ecotype Okinawa chromosome 15, ASM2253959v1, whole genome shotgun sequence DNA.
AGACATACCTGTTTTTATGGTCTCAAAGAATGCAATTTCCTGTTTGGTCAAAGCCCCAAACAGCATAACTTTCACTCTGCAGGTGTAAACATTGATGGCACAAAGTAGGAGACCCCCTCTGCAGCCGGCACTCACAGAACTAGTCAATCAATCAAAGAGAAGGATGGTTAGATATCACACAGTCTCATGACTGGGATGAATGTGGAGGGAAAACATTATCACATACCTTCCCACAGAGTACAGGCCCATGAAGAGGAGTGCAGATAGGAATTCACTGGACTGGTAATGACTGCCAAGGATGTCGATGACTCTCCCTGTGTAGAACGGGATGAACATCTCACCTGAGAAGAGACAGGCACAGGTAGACATAATTAGACTCACAAACCAGCCAAAGTAACATCAGATGACAGACTTACTACTCTTCTAATTGCACACAGAGTTTCATTATTAAATGCATGTGCTGACAATAAAATTTCCTTAAAAGTGTTTTACCAACAGCCTACTTTGTCCATGTTCATGGCTGATAATAGGACATTCTAATAAAAGCCatatcaaatttatttatacagcatgtttaaaaatatCTCAGTGTTGTACATGTTATCAGACAGATGGCAACACAATTTTGTGCAAATATCAAGACAGGATCAAACTTGTGATGCAAAACAGGACCACAAATAGTAAGATCAAGTTCTAAATATTACGACCATTAAGATCAGCCAAAAACCATTAGCAAAAAGCAGACATCTTGAgttattttcttgaaaatatcagTTATTTACACAGTTTATTACGCATCACTACCATCTGTGCTGCAGACTGAAGATGCCACCAGCTGCTGTGAACTTACAGATGACTGCCAGAGACAGAAACACCAGACCTCCGAGCAGCAGCAGATAGTGGGGCTTGAACATGTAGAGGACCCTCATAAACAGCACTCTGgccttctgtttcttctctttacCGGTGGCTGCTTCGTCGCTATCCGGGACTGTGATCTCCCAAAACAGCGCAGCAGCTAGAGACGCTCCTGCAGCCATCATCCAGCAGCGCGCATCCGCCACTTGGCCACATTGGCTCTCCTCGGTGTAAAGCGCCTTGGAGCCGCTCTCAAACACCGCGGGTAGCAGACTGTGCGCCGTTATAAAACGAGTCAGCAACGGTTTGAGCTCCCCGAGTGTGAGCAGCGTAACAGCAGACAGTGTTAACCACCGGAGAGCCGCGGACACCCATAAACGCGCAAGATTCCCAAAGACGCTGTGAGTTACCACAAATCCTGACGCGTAAAAGAGCGAAAGATCCGCGCACAGCCCTAAAATCAAAGCAGCGACTTTGTGCGTTGTTGTTGCTGTCTTAACTGCCATTTTTCAGCCGTCCTCGTATGATCTGCTCAGTCGTCAGACCAGAGTGTTTTAATTTTCATCCACTTTCAGTTTCGTTTTCTGTGAGAATCAGGGGTTTCCCTGAAACACAGACTTGAAGGCACAACATTACACTGACGCAGGACAAGACAGGACTTgtaacttttactttttttcattaCTGTTTTTACAAGTATCATCAGTTTGAACCATCAAACCATCATCATTACACTGGGTTAAAACTACAGTGTATAGCATCCAAGGTATGAGACTATCTCACATAAATCAAACATGAAAAACTATAAAGGGACGGTTCACTGAAATAAAGACAATCAAGAAGtaaatctttgaacagagggtttttatttctttataaatCCCACATTGTTGACATAAAGCATGTGTACGGCTCATTGTTAGTGTATCCACTATGAGAGGTcttattcaaaaatgtttttctggatTAGACTGGATTAACATCCAGTCTAAACTGTCTAACCATCTTAGTCTTGTGTTAATATTTGGATTTGTAAACACACTGTTGAGTGTAGTGAAATGTTTGTGAAATAATCCTGTGTTGGTTCTTTGTGGTGATGTGTTTGTCAGACTGAATAGTTCACACAGAGATGCTGCTCTAATGCTACAGAAAATACAGAAGTGTTTCTGTGTGACTGTACTTACAGAGAGGTTTAAGGCTTTGCCAAAAGTAggtgtatttatttcattttactctgacaccacaaaaacataGTGAATAATGAGACTTCCAGCAAGTTTAACAAAAGGAAGTGACCGTGGATGACACAGATAAACAATCAGTCACAGCAACAGAATGTTCATCCCTCTGAAATGAACAACTAATGTCAGTAAAATTTTCTTTGACAAGCAAATCAAAGATCACTTATTGTAAGCTTGTTTTTAGttatatttcaaacatttaatgGTGATCAACTGCAATTAAACTCACTCAGAGACTGCCTGATAACACACTAAAAAACTGTGGGAATTAGTGAGAAATGCAAGAATAAATGGGATACAAATGTACACTTGTCTGATGTCTTTTGGTCCACAAGCTGGATTAGTTGACCGCTGTgcgaaagaaaaaataaaactgagccATGGCTGTTGTGAGGGAAACAAACATGTCACTGATCAAAGAAGGTGGGCAGGTCATTTCCTAGAATGACTTTCTCCTCTGTGCTGTGCTCATCGATGGTGACCATGTAGGCCACGCCCCCACTGGAGCCATCACGGTTCATTGCCAAAGCAAGAGcttcaagaagaagaaaaggagtaATGAAGTAGTTATGTAGTTCACAGATGCAATATTTACTATATTGTGAAATAAGACATAATAGCTCTTTACAGCTGTTGGTACACAAAGCAgtaaatatcagtattttcttttaatatcAAATAATCTGACTAACAAAAGCaatgtggaagaaaaacaaacttacTGTTGACGACAAACTGTTGGCACTCCTCCTTAGTCATGCCTTTGCGATACTCAGCATCAACAAAGCCATAAATATATGAGCTGCCAGAGCCTCCAATTGCAAAAGGTTGTCTAGTCAGGAGCCCATTCAGGGTCGCGAAGACCTGGAGGTCAGAaggaaaaagagcagcacagagTAATTCTGCATGGACAACTGTAACATCAAATGTGTGAGAGCAAGAAGATATTAACAGCTGCTTTGCCTCTTAATCACATCAGCAGAAATTGCAGAAACATTCAATTCGATATTGTTAAGCGCTGaagcacatttatttttgttgctcaGGCTTATTCTTATTGAAGAGTCTTCTGGCATGATATTCACCACCTAACTGTCCTGCAGCTTTAAGAAAACCTATACAAATTATATAACAAAATGTTGTCATTGTTCAGTTTTAAGAAATCTGCAAAATACTGTTATACAAATCCccattgaaatgaatgggaagtCGGCAGGACAAGTGCCAAAACCCAGCCATCTTTATAACCCTGTAGCTCCAGCCtattttacagtagaaacaGTAGAAAGAATACTTTATATACTTCAGCTTAAACAGGTAACAAGGCTTTGAATATTAGTcgtctaaatctgtgttttcgtatcttttacagtttttctgtaGTAGCAGTTTAAGATTTATGAAATTTagtaaaattctgaattttctTTCAGTTAGAGTGTGCTGTCGCTCAATCTACATTTTGATCAGAATTTTTTGAATGAAGTGCAGTTAATTTTGTCTCCTTAGCACATTTTTTACTCCAGGAGAAAAATTTATGCATAAAATTGTAGAAATTTTTATCCTCTTTCAACCAGTGGCAATCTCGTTGGGATAGGacctatgattttttttaataaattatattagagCAGAGTGTCCCAACAATCCCTCCCATTATATTGGAGCTCCaaaatttcactcaaaaatCAGTAATGGAGATTCTCTCTAACCTGCCACTAAATCTGTATAATACATAGTAAGTACATTAAAATACATCAGGGTGTTCAAAACAAGACTATGCTTTACATggtgaaagatttttttcaaaccatCTGTATACTTGAGttcactttcaaaataagagtccACACCCAGTAACAGAGCTTAGTAAGACACTGTATGGTAGCCTGGAtttaaagttttagttttttgtttgctcCATAGCCCACAAAAACACTTGTATTTCCAAGAATTCACTAAGATTCTGTAAAGTGTGCTACACTTACAAGTAAAAGCTCAGAGATGCTAGAAGAAACTGAAGAGGGTTTTGTGAAATATGctggtttttcaaaataaaatgtacttatATAAATTATACCTTATGCATACTAATAGCAGGACATATCAACCGACAGAAGCTGCATTGGCCCactaaacattatttttctcagtaatctttttaaaactttgattCCTCCCTTCAATCTGAAGCCAGCCATGTGTTTACTGACCTGTCCTCCATCTCTCCTGTCCCAGCCGGCTACAATGAGATGTGCTGACAGCTCCTCCTTGTACTTGTATGATATGTTCCTCACCAGAGTGGCGGCTGAGCGAACCTGAGGGTCCTCACCGATCTCAATACTGACAGAAGAGGAAACAATGTTACAAACTGTAAGAAACTGAATCCAAAGTATTATCTTTTGATACTGTATTGATGAATCACAGAGAGTAGTTGTAGGATAGAAAACTGCACAGAAGGATTAGAATAATGTAGGTTTTTGTTACTTATATGATTGTATTTCAGACACACTTATACTATGACTGATAGGATCATTTGTCACACATATTTAATTTGCAGTAAGTTTGAAGATATTTCTTTGCAAAATATTAATTAGTTAGTTACATTTTCCTGCTTAATATTCAGAGTTTTACATGTAGTTTACACTGGGtcaaacaatacacaaacaTATAATAATACCAGCAATGCTGTGCAAGGTATACAGTATATATCTAAATGTTTTTTAGTCAGCGCTGCATATATCCACTTCTAAATCATAGCATCATTAAGTGGTGTGTGGTGGCATGGCGGTACGGTTAGCACTGTGGCCTCACAGCTACAAGGTTCTGGGTTCAATTCCTGGCCTGGTGTCTTTCTatgtggagtttgtatgttctcactgggttctccagcttcctcccacagtccaaaaatatgctgagcttaactggtgattctaaactgtttgtaggtgtgagtgtgcttggttgtctgtctgtctgtgtagccctgtgatagactggtgacctgtccaggtgaaccctgccttcactctcagtcagctggaatagactccagcctcctgcGACTATACAGAGGATTAAGCAGGGTAtatataatggatggatgggtcgaGTGGTGTACTGCTTGTTAAAGTTCTGTCTCTGCTACTGATTGGTTAATACACCTTGCCTTCCATGATTGGGTTGGTTAGATGGAGAACTATTTCCAAAGTTGAGCTGTGCTCTCAGTAATCTGAGACAGTACCCCAAAGCTGGTTTGTGAACATTTATTGTGAACTGTCAAATTCAGGctagaaatattttattttgtaaattggCTGTGATTCTGAaagtttgttaaaataaattaatttctaaCTAAAATACAACTTGAATATATTCACGCTTTAGGCCTGTGCAGGATCAGTAATATTTGCAAACTGTCCCTTAAATAATGTTAATGTCTTAATGATGGCACACTCGTTAACTCTGCTGCAAATTAGCTGTTTGAAAACAGTTGATCTATAAACTTGTAAGGTGAGAATAGTTGCTCAGTTTTCATGTGTGGATTTGCGACTGGATGAGAAAGTGAATAGTGATCAGTCTCAGCCTGTAGTTTGTGGGTCAGTATTAACTTTACAATTTGCTCCTCTGCTATAGTTAATGTTAACTAATGATCCTCAGTCCCTGACGTGAGCTGCAAAGGGAAAATGTCGGATACTACTGGCTATTTATTAGGTGAAGGAAATATACAAGAGTGTGCTTACATATTTATATCAAAAATCGAGGGGCCACAAATTAAGAGTACACCTACTAATCCACCTACACCACTGAATTAAACTCTACAACACATTCAGTGCAAAGCAGGTTTTATGCTCAGATATAGTTAGAGATAATGAAAGGCATTCATTCAAGTATTATCATTATGTTAATTCCAGCTTTAAGGGAATCTGGCTCCAGTTTGTCAGAAAGTTCTCTGATAGAGGAAGAATTCACAGTCTAGTCATTATATTATAGTTAATGAAAGGACAACAATTTCTGTCCTTTAACCTCCCTTCACCTGTGGACATCCAGCTGGTAGTTGACTATCTCAGCGATGGTCTGAGCATCTGCTGCAGATCCAGACAGAGCACAGTAGATCCTGTCATGGAGGGGAGACAGCTTGTTCATCACCCTGTTCACCACTGATTCCCTGGATGGAGGCAAGAAGAGACAGAGTGTGATTGTAGGACAGAAAGTTACAATGGAGGGAAGACAAAGTAAGACATTATACAGAAACGTGGAGAGGAAGGATTTCAGATGGTTATGTTTTAGAACCTAAACAATCTCTGGTGTCATAACAAAGACAGTATTGTGTGGTCAGAACTGGACACATGGGCAAAAGCACAAACTTACCCAGCAGACACTCTGGAATCAGAGCCCAGCACGACCCCTCCGGCAAACTCTATGGCAATAATAGTTGTCTACAAACAGAGGTAGAAGTAATATTCATAATGAATCATGTGTCCTTGTAAGCGTAATTTCCTCATGTggcgcagcagcagcagcagcagcactgtagCGCTGCGCTGCGCACATTAACCGACCACCGAGTCTCCAAAACACGATAAAAATCTGATACTTACTCCTGTTTTCACCTCCTCGGTCGTCCATTCTGGTCCCGTTTCTCCCAACATGGTGATGCACTGCAGAGACTCCGGTAAAAACACCGACAGAGTGATCCGGTCAACGTTCAGTCGAACAGCTCCGGTTTTACAGAGTTTTCTTGTTGTCGAAAACGTAATTTATAGTTCAAAATTAGTTTTCCACGCGTGTAGTTTAGCAAATATATTCTACAATCAAACATCAGAAGGactccatgtttttttctgaaagaaatCGAAATTGAAAGTTAAATTGTTCCTCAGTGCTCCGAGCTGCAAACTGGTCACAGCTTCAGTGTAGTAACGCAGTCTGGTTCTCTTAAAGTGTGCGTTACTCATTTCATATCTGAATTATTTAGAAAGGGCCAAGCCATAGCACTAcatatgaaagaaaagcagttcaatgaagataacattaaatgaataagaaacacagtctagacattgttaatgtggtaaatgactattgtagctgtaaacagctgatttttaatggaatatctccatagaggtacagaggaacatttccagcaaccatcactcctgtgttctaatgctacattgtgttagttaatggtgttgaaaggctaaatgatgattagaaaatccttgtgcagttatgttagcacatgaataaaagtgggagttttcatggaaagcatgaaattgcaggctgcacagtggtgtggtggttagcactgtcgccttgcagctagaagatccctggttcgcgtcccagccttcccaagatctttctgcatgaagtttgcatgttctccctatgaatgcgtgggttttcacacagtccaaaagtattctgaggttaactgattattctaaatagcccgtgagtgtgattgtttgtctgtatatgtagctctgtgacagactggtgacctgtccagggtgccttcaccccaagtcagctgggagagACTCCAGCCTTAATGAGGGTTTAGCAGTTtttagaaaatggatggatggaacatgaaattgcctgggcaACCCCAAACCCTATAGATCAGGGATTTCTATAATCAGTGTTTGGAAATCTGCATCAAACAGTACAaaacttaaaattaaataaactcacttcctatgtgtgtgtgtatatatatatatatatatatatatatacatgtatatacatgtatatatatatatatatatatatatatatatatatatatatatatacatgtatatacatgtatatacatgtatatatatatatatatatatatatatatatatatgtatatatatatactatatatacatatatatatatatatatatatatatatatatatatatatatatatatatatatatatatacatgtatatacatgtatatacatgtatatatttgtgtatatgtacatatatgtatatatgtgtatatatatgtacatatatgtgtatatatactaCTACTGTGCTtcagatatagatatatatctAGGTATAGTTATACTCAAGACAAGTGTGTGAGCTTAAAacttaaagacagaaaagaagaataatgatcaAGAATAATGGGTCtttggaaaatgaaaatgttttatta
It encodes the following:
- the psmb9a gene encoding proteasome subunit beta type-9, which translates into the protein MLGETGPEWTTEEVKTGTTIIAIEFAGGVVLGSDSRVSAGESVVNRVMNKLSPLHDRIYCALSGSAADAQTIAEIVNYQLDVHSIEIGEDPQVRSAATLVRNISYKYKEELSAHLIVAGWDRRDGGQVFATLNGLLTRQPFAIGGSGSSYIYGFVDAEYRKGMTKEECQQFVVNTLALAMNRDGSSGGVAYMVTIDEHSTEEKVILGNDLPTFFDQ